From Quercus robur chromosome 8, dhQueRobu3.1, whole genome shotgun sequence:
GATTCAGCTTCATATTGAACGATCGAAGCGTATCGAATGTTTCTCTGAGGTCGTTTAGGTGATCTTCTTCGTGCACGCTTTTAACCaacatgtcatcaacataaacctgAACGTTCTGCCAATCTGAtgtgcaaacatcttgttcattagcctttggtatgttgctcCAGCATTTTTGagtccaaaaggcatcaccttgtagcagAATAATCCCTGGCTTGTGACGAAAGAGGTCTTCTCCTGATCAGATTCGTCCATCCTGATCTGGTTGTAGTCAGAGAAAGCGTCCAGGAAGCTGAGGAACTGGTGTCTTGCAGTCGAATCCACAAGGGCATCTATCCGCAAGAGCGGGTAGCTGTCTTTGGGATAAGCCTTGTTGAGGTCTATGAAATCTACGCACATCCTCTAGCTTCCGTTGGCTTTCTTAACCAtaaccacattcgccagccagtCGGGATAATATACTTCCCGGATGAAACCTGCCTCTAGTAACTTTCGAACTTCCTCGGCTATGGCCCTATTCCCGTTCTCGGGCGAAGACTCGTTTCTTTTGCCGGACTGGAGGGAAGGAGGGCGACACATTCAACTTGTGGACCATGACCGATGGGTCAATTCCCGACATGTCTTCATGATTCCAAGCGAATACGTCTTGATTATTTCTTAGGAAAGTTGTGATCGTCTGGCGTACGGGCCAACTGGCTAGTGTGCCAATCTTAGTCGTTCTTTCAGGCCGTGTGTCGTCAAGTCTTACTTCTTCTAGCTCTTCAACCGGCTCTGCTAATGCTCGCTGTTTCCCGATGCACATTATCTGCTGCTGATCCTCCATCTCTAACATAGAGATGTAGCATTCTCGTGCTGCTACTTGATTCCCCCGCAGTTCTCCTACCCCATATTCCGTCGGGAATTTGATCATTAGGTGGTATGTAGAGGTTACCGCCTTCCAGGAATTGAGAGTGGGTCGCCCGAGTATGGCGTTGTAAGCGGACGAGCAGTCGACTACGAGGAACGTTATCTCCTTAGTGATCTGCTGAGGATAGTCTCCTGCCGTCACAGCTAGCGTTATCGCGCCCAAAGGGAAGACCTTCGTACCCCCAAATCCTACGAGTGGGGCGTTCGTTGGGGACAATCGTTCCTTGtcaatcctcatctgctggaatgcTGGATAGTATAGGATGTCTGCTGAGCTGCCGTTGTCGACGAGGACCCGATGCATATTATAATCCCCAATCTGCAGGCTGACTACTAGCGCGTCGTCATGAGGATGATAAAGTCTCCGAGCGTCATCCTCTGAAAAGTTTATGACGGGGTTATCTATCCGCGGCATCTTTGGTACTGATCCTGTGAGTTGGACGCTATGGACCATCCTGAGGTAGGTCTTGCGGGCTTTCTTGGAAGATCCGGCTGTAGTTGTGCCCCCTACGATCATTCGTATGTCTCCTATGGGCGGTTTAGGGCGGTCGTTCTCCCTTCGTGGAGCCTGTTCTTCCGGCGTATCAGTTCTTTCCCTGCTGACGAACCTCTATAGTTTCCCCTGCCTGATTAGggcctcaatctgctgcttcaGGTCGTAGCAGTTAGCTGTGTTGTGACCGTGGTCCCAGTGAAAGCGGCAATACTTGTCTCTTGGTCTTTTGTTGGGGTCTCCCTTTAACTTTCCAGGGAAAGTCAATGCTCCttcatctttgatttgcatcAATACTTGGTCGATTGGGGCGGTTAACGGGGTGAAATTGGTGAACCTTCCAGTGGGTGGTCTGGAGCGCCTTTCATCACGTTGATCCCCGGTTTTAGCAACCTTTCGCCCCCTGTCTTGTCTCGTGTCTTCCTGTCTTTCCCTCTTCTTAGGCCTTTCCTCGCGGGCCAGCagtgcatcttctgcattcatgtacttggtaGCCCTGTAGAGGACATCCgtcatggtttttgggtcattCTTGTATAGGAAAAACAAGAACTTACCCTTCCGTAGCTCGCTAGTGAACGCAGCTACGAGTATTTTATCGTCAGCTTCATCAATTGAAAGGGCTTCTTTGTTAAAATGAGTTATATAGGCTTGCAGCATCTCGTCTTCTCGTTGCTTGATGTTCATTAAGCAAGCGGTGGACTTTTTGTATCGATGTCCGCCTATAAAGTGTGAGGTGAACAGGGCGCTCAACTCCTTGAAAGTATTGATAGAGTTTGGTGTCAACCTACTAAACCAGACCCTCGCAGGCCCCTTCAGTGTGGTCGGGAACGCCCTGCACATGATCTCGTCTGGTAcgccctgaaggtgcatcagggtcttgaaggtctctagatGATCGAGCGGATCTTTGACCCCGTCGTAACTTTCGATCTGCGGCATCCGGAACTTTTGTGGCAGGGGGAATGAGTTGACGGACGTGGTGAATGGTGAGTCGGTCCTGTTCACCAAATCGTCGAGATCAGAAGATACTCGCCCCTTGAGTGCGTTCATCATGACCTCCATCtgctccttcatcgcctgcatctcggCGACGATAGGCGGGGGGGGCAAAATCCATGAGAGATGGAAGGCTCACGTTTTGCCGCTCTGGTCGGCTTGGGGCATTGCTACCTTCAGGCTTCTCCTGCTCCCTTCGCTCGGCACTGTTACCTTCCTGGTTTTGCTCCTGAAGGTTGGGTCCTACATCCCTTTGTCGTAGCTGCTCCTCCAGATTGTGGTTCTGCTTTTTGAGTCGTTCTACTGCTGTCATGAGTGTCTGGACCTGCCTTTCTAATGTAGTAGATCTCGGTGGTTCGTCTTCTTGAGCGTTGTTGGTGGTAGCCatcgagcgagtgagtaccatgcgaCTCTTATGTCCAGGAGGCGATGATCTGGCTTAAACTTTTCGctttcccacagatggcgccaactgatgaGGCCGTAATATCACCAGTGAGCAACACAATTCACGCTCGCTCCCGTTaacaacctgcaagaagaaaagGTGATCTCGCCgtgggcaccggtgtggtgtcgacCAAGTaccctccgacggtcaagttagaactgttctcaactctagagtgctagagagggtaaattatgcataccttgaTCTGCGAGGGTATTGAagcttttatagtagaagaaaATCGGCTTCCCTTCCTT
This genomic window contains:
- the LOC126695739 gene encoding uncharacterized protein LOC126695739, whose translation is MPQIESYDGVKDPLDHLETFKTLMHLQGVPDEIMCRAFPTTLKGPARVWFSRLTPNSINTFKELSALFTSHFIGGHRYKKSTACLMNIKQREDEMLQAYITHFNKEALSIDEADDKILVAAFTSELRKGKFLFFLYKNDPKTMTDVLYRATKYMNAEDALLAREERPKKRERQEDTRQDRGRKVAKTGDQRDERRSRPPTGRFTNFTPLTAPIDQVLMQIKDEGALTFPGKLKGDPNKRPRDKYCRFHWDHGHNTANCYDLKQQIEALIRQGKL
- the LOC126695738 gene encoding uncharacterized protein LOC126695738, which translates into the protein MIVGGTTTAGSSKKARKTYLRMVHSVQLTGSVPKMPRIDNPVINFSEDDARRLYHPHDDALVVSLQIGDYNMHRVLVDNGSSADILYYPAFQQMRIDKERLSPTNAPLVGFGGTKVFPLGAITLAVTAGDYPQQITKEITFLVVDCSSAYNAILGRPTLNSWKAVTSTYHLMIKFPTEYGVGELRGNQVAARECYISMLEMEDQQQIMCIGKQRALAEPVEELEEVRLDDTRPERTTKIGTLASWPVRQTITTFLRNNQDVFAWNHEDMSGIDPSVMVHKLNVSPSFPPVRQKKRVFARERE